The sequence CTCAATTATTGTAGCAAAATTTGGGCATCTATGCTCCTTCCAACAATATAGGAAATTATGCTTTAGGTGACGTTCATTTGAGAGAAATAAAAACATAACAATAagaataaaatagaataataaaatttaaaatgtataaaaaaagttgattaaaaaattattaaaatttttctcatattattttataatgatctttttttaaatttcaaaataaaatagtcattgTACCAAAATAGTAGAAAAGACATTCTATTAAAATGACATTTTGATACTTTAAAATACAACCAAACAAAacaatagaataaaaattattttttctcaatTCCATCTCATTACCTTCAATTAAGCGCCacctaaatttaaaattgaacaaaaaacttttttttttttttgaaattagcgTGATATCATTAAAACAAAGAAGACTAGACCTCATGGTCATTACATAACAGGTTCTCCGGTAACACCGAAACCGGGATAGATCCAAACATATGATGAGCAAAGGCCCATCTAGCCACATTGTGAGCGGCAAAGTTACAAGTTCgactaataaaagaaaaattacaactaataaacGAGTGAGAAGACTTGGTACAAAATGAGACGTAGTTTTCAAGCGCCCAACGAGATTCCGTCCCATTGATAGCGTTGATCACCACCCTCGAATCATTCTCAACTATAATAAACTTGTGTCCCATCTCCAAGGCAGTTGAAATCGCTAAACAGCACGCCTCAGCTTCTCCGCAGATCACATCAGAAAATTCCACCCTTGCCGTCTGAACACGAACCACTTCTCCAAGATAGTTCCTGGCGACGACTGCAACACACATATCGTCAAAACCCACTTTTACATCACAATTCAGCTTAATCCAATCCTTTGGGGGAGGGGACCAAACTTCCTTGGGATGAGAAGTGGGACTGGGTAATAAAGAAGCATGAATATCAGTAAAGGTAAAATATATATCATCAACACATTTTTTCACATCAACAAGGTAATTATTGTGAACTTTATCATTCCGCACCCTCCAAATAGTATCCACAACTATGGAGGCATACAAGAAAGCATCCTCCACTTGAACTCCTCTATGGTTTAGACCCCAGATGAACTTGACCCAATCCCAAACTCGGATCCCAGTATCACAAATGGGATAAAATCCCCAAGGAGAAGATCGCCAGAGGTGAAAGGCCACGTCACAAGAGAGGAATAGGTGTTCCATAGCTTTTTCCTGGCCCACAAAGCAGGCAAATGTATCCTCAATGTGGAATCTTTTGTTGATCACCGATCTCAGAAGCGCATTGGGACATAAAATACACCACCACAGTGATCTTATGTCGTCTCCCGCACTTGCTATTCCAAAGCTTGTTCCGCAGCTTCGGGCAACCTCACACGGGGCTCTATCCAACGCTTGAACAAGATAAGCGTACTTGACGAGAAGTTACCATTGTTGTTTTCGAGTCCAAATCCATCCGTCCATGCCATGGCCGCAGGGTCGTCCCCTTTTAAGATACCGCAACAGTTTCATGATCAAAGCTTTCATTCAGCTTATCCACGTTCCAGTGTCCATTGGAAAGAATCAGATCAGACACACGGTTGAGGTTATTCGCACCTCCCCTGATTGGTTTAGGACAAAAACCTTTATAGTGGGGAATCCATGGATCCTCCCAAATAGCAGTAGTCTCTCCATTAGCCACTAGTTTACAGGCCCCTTTCTTCAAAATAGAGTTAGCCTTGACAACACTCTTCCGTAACTGTGAGTCGAGTTTTTATACTTGTATTCGAGAAAATCCTTCCCTTTAAATATTTTGTCGTTAAAACTCTACAAGACAACGATTGGTTACCAAGAAGGATATTCCACCCCCACTTAGCCGTAAACGCTGCATTCATTTCTCTTGTTTTCCGAAGCCCGTACCACCAAGAGATTTAGGGAGGCACAACTTGTCCCATGCTTTTAAGTGGAGCCCATGATTTCCTTTCTCAAAACCCCACTTAAGTCCCTAACTGTGCCATCAATTCGATCGACCATACTTGCAGAGAGGTTGGTCCGCATTACATACATAGCAACGAAAGGCCCATCGATTTTATCGTAGTTGCACGCCCGCCTTTGACAAAGACTTTGCCTTCCAACCCCGAAGTTTTGAAGTGAGATTATCCGTAATAAAGTTGAAGCGCCGTCCTTTGTCTCGAACCCGAAAAGTGCGGCGGTGCCTAAGTACTTGATGCACCCTTCAGGCGAATGAATCCCCAAAGCCTCCTTGATTTCTCTTCTCATACTCGACGGGGTGTTCTTGCTAAAGAAAATAGAAGTTTTTAACTTATTAACCTGTTGCCCCGACCACAGGCAGAAATTCTCCAGACAATTCCAGAAACCATTAACCTCATTCATATTGGCTTTCCCCATCAGAATTAAATCATCCGCGAAAAAAATGTGGGATAGAACTGGACCGCCTCTACGTAGCTTTATGCCTTGAATGCTTCCTTGAGCCAGAGCGTCATGTAGTAGTCTCGAAAGAACTTCCGCAGCCCAAATAAACAGATAGGGCGATAAGGGGTCCCCTTGACGAAGACCACAAGAGGGGATAATTTTTCCAACCTGACCCCCATTCAGACAGATGTTTAAAGTGGTGGTGGTTATGCATTGTGAGATCCAATTCCGGAATCTCACAGGGGTCCCACAGCACTCCATCACATGGTCAATAAATTGCCAACTCAGACGATCATAagctttgacaagatcaattttAATAGCAAAAAAACCTTCTTTGCCTTGCTTTCGGTTGAAAGAATGAATAACTTCCTGAATAATGACGTTATTGTCGTGAATGTTCCTACTCGGGACAAAGGCGCTTGCAGGATGTATCAAGGAAGGTAACACAGGTTTTATTCTGTTCGCTAAGATCTTGGAAATAACC is a genomic window of Cannabis sativa cultivar Pink pepper isolate KNU-18-1 chromosome 9, ASM2916894v1, whole genome shotgun sequence containing:
- the LOC133031364 gene encoding uncharacterized protein LOC133031364; translation: MQRLRLSGGGISFLLRKSVVKANSILKKGACKLVANGETTAIWEDPWIPHYKGFCPKPIRGGANNLNRVSDLILSNGHWNVDKLNESFDHETVAEKAMEHLFLSCDVAFHLWRSSPWGFYPICDTGIRVWDWVKFIWGLNHRGVQVEDAFLYASIVVDTIWRVRNDKVHNNYLVDVKKCVDDIYFTFTDIHASLLPSPTSHPKEVWSPPPKDWIKLNCDVKVGFDDMCVAVVARNYLGEVVRVQTARVEFSDVICGEAEACCLAISTALEMGHKFIIVENDSRVVINAINGTESRWALENYVSFCTKSSHSFISCNFSFISRTCNFAAHNVARWAFAHHMFGSIPVSVLPENLLCNDHEV